One window of Mesorhizobium sp. PAMC28654 genomic DNA carries:
- a CDS encoding fasciclin domain-containing protein: MRFQSFRTIAFSAFIASATMLAPAYAKDPMVGGAAMYANKNIIQNAVNSKDHTTLVAAVKAAGLVDTLQGAGPFTVFAPTNEAFAALPKGTVDTLLKPENKGKLTKILTAHVVSGKISGAEMMKKAKAMGGKYEMKTVSGDTLTAEVKSGKLYIVDDSGGEARVTIADVNQSNGVIHVVNKVLLPK; the protein is encoded by the coding sequence ATGCGTTTCCAGTCATTCAGAACCATCGCGTTTTCGGCATTCATCGCCAGCGCCACGATGCTCGCCCCCGCCTATGCCAAGGACCCGATGGTCGGCGGTGCGGCAATGTATGCCAACAAGAACATCATCCAGAACGCCGTCAATTCCAAGGATCACACGACGCTGGTCGCCGCGGTCAAGGCCGCCGGCCTTGTCGACACGCTGCAGGGCGCCGGCCCATTCACCGTCTTCGCCCCGACCAACGAGGCGTTTGCCGCGCTGCCCAAGGGCACGGTCGACACGCTGTTGAAGCCTGAGAACAAAGGCAAGCTCACCAAGATCCTGACCGCGCATGTCGTTTCCGGCAAGATTTCGGGCGCCGAAATGATGAAGAAGGCCAAGGCGATGGGCGGCAAGTATGAGATGAAGACCGTGAGCGGCGATACGCTGACCGCCGAGGTCAAGAGCGGCAAGCTCTACATCGTGGATGATTCCGGCGGCGAAGCCCGCGTGACGATCGCCGACGTCAACCAGTCGAACGGCGTCATCCATGTCGTCAACAAGGTGCTGTTGCCGAAGTAA
- a CDS encoding ATP-binding protein has product MTGSYILITGVPDTHEARRDQARQRKQRERARRKQASAIEFVRTDASLFLHPDRLSQKAGAPKRHLRRMALKELVDNALDAAATAILTEVDQDTFIIQDDGPGIAPAKVVALFSVTRPMMSTKLIRRPTRGMVGNGLRVATGAAFSSGGNITVESRGVRQELTSDRFTGETIVAATSKQQFEPGTRVTIHFGPALPRDQYATLWGNIAVRLAGAAAKPMLTHPDWYSNGAFAELIEATRGTAQELAALFDITLCHAAGGPLEQGQSGDGKRDIDPDGPATSLSLDVLKSLAGKQPKLVPIPEDAFSGSYRAEKMEAEVGGAVVPALVQVWAKEYSSGKGEQYTPQLIVNRTPAVADLVVQIGGSAYFRGCGMDWTSIGVVSKGSYIINVAVTAPAIALISDGKTPDLAPFKDALAGALGSALRSAHRPVTRGLSIKDAAFKIMAEAYDKASAGGTLPANARQIMYAARPHILEWTGRSTLNDAYFTQTLLPTFIEENPETVADWDVVYDARGHLVEPHTNHSLPLGTLQVRDYLQRRPRHSTSLLSTAGGLHQTVGPGDRYGAVLFIEKEGFEPLLRAARIAERFDIAIMSTKGMSVIAARSLIDRISASGLKILVAHDLDLSGIRIFGTLGTDSSRYQFANTPDIRRLGVTLDQANDLGLQSERQDVKGDHERLLVGLRDHGASEAEIAFITGGRRVELNAMPSDQFVEWIEAGLRLHDVQKVIPPTETIERRARQIIGMRHLRQDAADLELAAQRYAATIDLPPDLEARMRQEFERDAAMPWEDALAHALDKGEVA; this is encoded by the coding sequence ATGACCGGATCATACATATTGATAACTGGTGTTCCCGATACCCACGAAGCTCGGCGCGACCAGGCTCGCCAGCGCAAGCAGAGGGAACGAGCTCGAAGGAAACAGGCAAGCGCAATCGAATTCGTGCGCACCGATGCCAGCCTGTTCCTGCATCCCGATCGACTGTCGCAGAAGGCCGGCGCGCCGAAGCGTCACCTTCGCCGGATGGCCTTGAAGGAGCTTGTCGACAATGCCCTCGACGCCGCAGCCACGGCGATCTTGACCGAAGTGGATCAAGACACCTTCATTATCCAGGATGACGGACCCGGCATCGCGCCGGCAAAGGTTGTGGCGCTGTTCTCAGTTACGCGACCGATGATGTCGACGAAGCTGATTCGGCGCCCGACTCGCGGAATGGTCGGCAATGGCCTGCGAGTTGCCACTGGTGCAGCTTTTTCTAGCGGCGGCAACATCACGGTTGAAAGCCGAGGCGTGAGACAGGAACTTACCTCCGATCGCTTCACGGGCGAAACGATCGTCGCCGCCACTTCGAAGCAGCAGTTCGAGCCTGGGACCCGGGTCACTATTCACTTCGGGCCGGCGCTCCCAAGAGACCAATACGCGACCTTGTGGGGCAACATAGCCGTTCGCCTTGCCGGCGCGGCCGCAAAGCCAATGCTCACGCATCCCGACTGGTATTCAAACGGCGCCTTTGCCGAACTCATCGAAGCCACCCGAGGCACTGCGCAAGAGCTCGCCGCTCTGTTCGACATCACCCTATGTCACGCTGCAGGCGGACCCCTTGAGCAAGGTCAATCTGGTGACGGGAAGCGTGACATCGACCCGGACGGACCCGCTACCAGCCTGTCGCTCGACGTCCTCAAGTCGTTGGCCGGTAAGCAGCCCAAACTTGTCCCGATCCCCGAGGACGCCTTCTCCGGCTCCTACAGAGCGGAGAAGATGGAGGCCGAGGTCGGTGGCGCTGTTGTGCCGGCACTCGTCCAGGTATGGGCGAAAGAGTATTCGAGCGGGAAGGGTGAGCAGTATACCCCGCAGCTCATCGTCAATCGCACACCGGCCGTTGCCGACCTCGTCGTTCAGATCGGAGGCTCGGCATATTTTCGCGGGTGCGGAATGGATTGGACCTCGATCGGCGTGGTCTCCAAGGGTTCCTACATCATCAATGTCGCTGTGACGGCGCCGGCGATTGCGTTGATCAGCGATGGCAAGACGCCGGACCTGGCACCATTCAAGGATGCACTGGCTGGTGCACTCGGCTCTGCGCTTCGGTCAGCGCACCGCCCGGTCACGCGAGGTTTATCGATCAAGGATGCTGCCTTCAAGATCATGGCTGAGGCGTACGACAAGGCCAGCGCCGGCGGCACGCTCCCGGCCAATGCCCGGCAAATCATGTATGCGGCCCGCCCTCATATCCTGGAGTGGACTGGGCGAAGCACCTTGAACGATGCGTATTTCACCCAGACGCTCTTGCCGACGTTCATAGAAGAAAACCCTGAGACAGTCGCGGACTGGGACGTCGTGTACGATGCGCGCGGCCATCTGGTTGAGCCGCACACCAATCACAGCCTGCCGCTCGGCACCCTTCAGGTGCGAGACTATCTGCAGCGCCGACCGCGCCATTCGACGTCACTGTTGTCGACTGCCGGCGGCCTTCACCAAACGGTTGGGCCCGGTGATCGATATGGCGCCGTGCTCTTCATCGAAAAGGAAGGGTTTGAGCCTCTGCTGCGGGCAGCACGCATCGCCGAGCGCTTCGACATCGCCATCATGTCGACCAAGGGCATGTCGGTGATTGCAGCCCGGTCGCTGATCGACAGGATTTCAGCGTCGGGACTGAAGATCCTCGTCGCGCACGATCTCGACCTTTCGGGCATTCGCATCTTTGGCACGCTGGGGACGGATAGCAGCCGTTACCAGTTCGCCAACACCCCGGACATCCGGCGGTTAGGTGTGACGCTCGACCAGGCCAACGATCTGGGACTGCAATCTGAGCGGCAGGACGTCAAGGGCGATCACGAACGGCTGCTGGTCGGTCTTCGTGACCATGGCGCCAGCGAGGCCGAGATTGCTTTCATCACCGGTGGTAGGCGTGTCGAGCTGAACGCCATGCCGTCTGATCAGTTCGTCGAGTGGATCGAGGCCGGCTTGCGGCTGCACGATGTCCAGAAGGTCATCCCGCCGACTGAGACCATAGAGAGGCGCGCGCGGCAGATCATAGGCATGCGGCACCTTCGCCAGGACGCGGCCGACCTCGAGCTTGCTGCGCAGCGGTATGCTGCCACCATAGACCTGCCACCCGACCTCGAGGCCCGCATGCGGCAGGAGTTCGAACGCGATGCCGCCATGCCTTGGGAAGATGCGCTCGCCCATGCGCTGGACAAGGGGGAAGTAGCATGA
- the yidC gene encoding membrane protein insertase YidC produces the protein MENNRNFFITIALSVLILTLWQVFYMNPRVQTQREAAKVEQQRLEEQKKAAGGANPGASGAPTPQGTIPNTSGGEAVTAASRDQALTASKRVKIDTPSLEGSINLTGARLDDLKLKHYTETVDKNSPEISLLNPQALPTGYFAEIGFVGNDKTGAVPGSETVWSVDGNPTLTPSTPVTLTYTNDKGLTFKRTFSVDSNYMFTVSDTVQNSGSSAVSLFNYGRVTRYDKPAVASTYVLHEGLIGFTGTEGLQEHKYASIEKDKQATPGKSTDGWLGITDKYWAVTLVPSEKQPFQPRYAYFEDGRHRYQSDFLTDPINVDAGQSATVETEVFAGAKEVAKINAYAEDRHIKRFDLLIDWGWFHFITKPMFWLIDTLYKFLGNFGLAILATTVIVKAIFFPLANKSYASMANMKKVQPKMLEIREKYADDKMKQQQAMMELYKTEKINPLAGCWPVALQIPVFFSLYKVLYITIEMRHAPFFGWIQDLAAPDPTSIFNLFGLVPITLPHMLMIGVWPLIMGVTMFLQMRMNPTPPDPTQAAIFTWMPVIFTFMMAGFPAGLVIYWAWNNTLSILQQGVIMKRQGAKIELWDNLIALFRKKTSPAE, from the coding sequence ATGGAAAACAACCGTAACTTCTTCATCACCATCGCGCTGTCGGTGCTGATCCTCACTCTGTGGCAGGTGTTCTACATGAACCCGCGCGTGCAGACGCAGCGCGAGGCCGCCAAAGTCGAGCAGCAGCGCTTGGAGGAGCAGAAGAAGGCGGCTGGCGGCGCCAATCCAGGCGCTTCCGGGGCGCCGACGCCGCAAGGCACCATACCAAACACATCTGGCGGCGAAGCCGTTACAGCGGCCAGCCGCGACCAGGCACTGACGGCTTCAAAGCGCGTCAAGATCGACACGCCGAGCCTGGAGGGCTCGATCAACCTGACCGGCGCGCGTCTTGATGACCTCAAACTCAAGCACTACACCGAAACCGTCGACAAGAATTCGCCCGAGATCTCGCTGCTGAACCCGCAGGCATTGCCCACCGGCTATTTCGCCGAGATCGGCTTCGTCGGCAACGACAAGACCGGTGCGGTGCCGGGCTCGGAGACGGTGTGGAGCGTCGACGGCAATCCGACGCTGACCCCTTCGACGCCGGTGACGCTCACCTACACCAACGACAAGGGCCTGACTTTCAAGCGCACCTTCTCCGTCGACAGCAACTACATGTTCACGGTCTCGGATACGGTGCAGAACTCCGGAAGCAGCGCTGTTTCGCTGTTCAACTATGGCCGCGTCACCCGCTACGACAAGCCGGCCGTGGCCAGTACCTATGTGCTGCATGAGGGCCTGATCGGCTTCACCGGCACCGAGGGCCTTCAGGAGCACAAATACGCGTCCATCGAGAAGGACAAGCAGGCGACGCCCGGCAAGTCGACCGATGGCTGGCTGGGCATCACCGACAAATACTGGGCGGTGACGCTGGTGCCGAGCGAGAAGCAGCCGTTCCAGCCGCGCTACGCCTATTTCGAGGACGGCCGCCATCGCTACCAGTCCGACTTCCTGACCGACCCGATCAATGTCGATGCCGGCCAGTCCGCGACCGTCGAGACCGAAGTCTTCGCCGGCGCCAAGGAAGTCGCCAAGATCAACGCCTATGCCGAAGACCGCCACATCAAGCGGTTCGACCTCTTGATCGACTGGGGCTGGTTCCACTTCATCACCAAGCCGATGTTCTGGCTGATCGACACGCTCTACAAATTCCTGGGCAATTTCGGCCTCGCCATCCTGGCCACGACGGTCATCGTCAAGGCCATCTTCTTCCCGCTCGCCAACAAGTCCTACGCGTCGATGGCGAATATGAAGAAGGTGCAGCCCAAGATGCTGGAAATCCGCGAGAAGTACGCGGATGACAAGATGAAGCAGCAGCAGGCGATGATGGAGCTGTACAAGACCGAGAAGATCAACCCACTCGCCGGCTGCTGGCCGGTGGCCTTGCAGATCCCGGTCTTCTTCTCGCTCTACAAGGTGCTCTACATCACCATCGAGATGCGGCACGCGCCGTTCTTCGGCTGGATCCAAGATCTGGCGGCGCCCGATCCGACCTCGATCTTCAATCTGTTCGGCCTCGTTCCGATCACCCTGCCGCACATGCTGATGATCGGCGTCTGGCCGTTGATCATGGGCGTCACCATGTTCCTGCAGATGCGCATGAACCCGACGCCGCCGGACCCGACGCAAGCCGCGATCTTCACCTGGATGCCGGTGATCTTCACCTTCATGATGGCCGGTTTCCCGGCGGGTCTCGTCATCTACTGGGCCTGGAACAACACGCTGTCGATCCTGCAGCAGGGCGTGATCATGAAGCGCCAGGGCGCCAAGATCGAGTTGTGGGACAATCTGATCGCGCTGTTCCGAAAGAAAACGTCGCCGGCTGAATAG
- the rpmH gene encoding 50S ribosomal protein L34, whose translation MKRTYQPSKLVRKRRHGFRARMATKGGRGVVAARRNRGRKRLSA comes from the coding sequence ATGAAGCGTACCTACCAACCGTCCAAACTCGTCCGCAAACGCCGGCACGGTTTCCGTGCCCGCATGGCCACCAAGGGTGGTCGTGGCGTCGTCGCAGCTCGCCGCAATCGCGGCCGCAAGCGGCTCAGCGCCTAA
- a CDS encoding DUF6074 family protein — MKREADGTPLFAWQPVAKVIVFPMIKRVGKIRTTAANMLAKSTDRHAEFYRDQVTTALLKQMAKAGILEAEQDEQLGAFWSAVQVEIIRLAYRGSQPGGTAA; from the coding sequence ATGAAGCGTGAGGCTGATGGTACGCCCCTGTTCGCCTGGCAGCCTGTCGCCAAGGTGATCGTCTTCCCCATGATCAAGCGAGTCGGCAAGATCAGGACGACAGCAGCCAACATGCTCGCCAAGTCGACCGACCGACATGCAGAGTTCTACCGCGACCAGGTTACCACGGCGCTGCTGAAGCAGATGGCCAAAGCTGGTATCCTCGAAGCCGAACAAGACGAACAGCTCGGCGCCTTCTGGTCCGCCGTGCAAGTCGAGATAATTCGGCTCGCATATCGCGGCAGTCAGCCGGGAGGAACGGCAGCATGA
- a CDS encoding ATP-binding protein, with translation MSETIPAEEGTGPAKTAARRVPLSRGLSTKLLLLTIVFVLLAEVLIFLPWIASYRLSWLKERLSTAAAVSIVLIEGESPSLSRAAQNDVLMSIGAKAIAVRDGGVSRLLVVAEMPPQVDEHIDLASIGMVKGMTGALDTLFFGGDRMLRVFGPVGESDKEFELIMPDFRLRNAMLVYSRNVAFVSLLISLFTAMLVYAAIDLIMIGPIRAMTRSMLSFSEAPDDPGRIIHPADRADEIGVAERELSQMQERLQKMLSEQKHLADLGLAVSKINHDMRNILASAQLMSDRLRQVKDPTVQSFAPKLLRALDRAVSYSEGVLAYGRTQEPAPSRRRVRLRQLVEDVHGLLDIDESIEFLNSVEPAFEVDADSDQLFRVLTNLCRNSVQAMAADSESALVRRLAVSGERLGSVSRIVVTDTGPGLPPKARENLFAAFRGSARSGGTGLGLAIAHELIRAHGGTVELVESIGGRTTFAVTIPDQPVRLDQARNGLRRPA, from the coding sequence ATGAGTGAAACCATCCCCGCGGAAGAAGGCACCGGACCGGCGAAAACCGCTGCCCGCCGGGTGCCCTTGTCGCGCGGACTGTCGACAAAGCTGCTGCTGCTCACCATCGTTTTCGTGCTGCTGGCGGAAGTTCTCATCTTCTTGCCCTGGATCGCCAGCTACCGGCTGAGCTGGCTGAAGGAGAGGCTCAGCACCGCTGCCGCCGTGTCCATCGTCCTGATTGAGGGTGAATCGCCGTCCCTGTCGCGCGCGGCCCAGAACGACGTCTTGATGTCGATCGGCGCCAAGGCCATCGCGGTGCGCGACGGCGGCGTCTCGCGGCTGCTGGTGGTGGCCGAGATGCCGCCGCAGGTTGACGAGCACATCGATCTCGCCAGCATCGGCATGGTCAAGGGAATGACCGGGGCGCTGGACACGCTGTTTTTCGGTGGCGACCGCATGCTGCGTGTCTTCGGGCCGGTCGGCGAGAGCGACAAGGAGTTCGAGTTGATCATGCCGGACTTCCGGCTGCGCAACGCCATGCTCGTCTATTCGCGCAATGTCGCCTTCGTCTCGCTGCTGATCTCGCTGTTCACCGCGATGCTGGTCTATGCCGCCATAGACCTGATCATGATAGGGCCGATCCGGGCCATGACGCGCTCGATGCTGTCCTTTTCCGAGGCTCCCGACGATCCCGGACGCATCATTCACCCGGCCGATCGCGCCGATGAGATCGGCGTCGCCGAGCGCGAACTGTCGCAGATGCAGGAGCGTCTGCAGAAGATGCTGTCCGAGCAGAAGCATCTCGCCGACCTTGGCCTCGCCGTGTCGAAGATCAACCACGACATGCGCAACATCCTGGCCTCGGCGCAACTGATGTCGGACCGCCTGCGCCAGGTGAAGGACCCGACCGTGCAATCCTTCGCGCCGAAACTTCTGCGCGCGCTCGACCGTGCCGTCTCCTATTCGGAAGGCGTGCTGGCCTATGGCCGCACGCAGGAGCCCGCGCCTTCGCGTCGCAGGGTGCGGCTGCGCCAACTGGTCGAGGACGTGCACGGTCTGCTCGACATCGACGAGAGCATCGAGTTCCTCAATTCCGTCGAGCCGGCCTTCGAGGTGGATGCCGATTCCGACCAGCTGTTTCGCGTGCTCACCAATCTGTGCCGCAATTCCGTGCAGGCCATGGCGGCGGACAGCGAGAGCGCGCTGGTCCGGCGCCTGGCCGTGTCGGGCGAGCGCTTGGGCAGTGTCAGCCGCATCGTCGTCACCGACACCGGCCCGGGCCTGCCGCCCAAGGCGCGCGAGAACCTGTTCGCGGCGTTCCGTGGCTCGGCGCGCAGCGGCGGCACTGGGCTGGGCCTGGCGATCGCCCATGAATTGATCCGTGCCCATGGCGGCACGGTGGAGCTTGTCGAAAGCATTGGCGGGCGCACGACATTCGCGGTCACCATCCCCGACCAGCCGGTCAGGCTCGATCAGGCCCGCAACGGTCTGCGCCGCCCCGCCTGA
- a CDS encoding HGGxSTG domain-containing protein, which produces MTNMRTLSIAAMLAAVREAEIQAEQEARKSAAEARARGRLIEPRHLIDWIRYGWLTCPATEERPIFRLTCKDEMCAAGAMCQRRAVVGLFGDGEPMPRKVRPLCGARARTGNPCQMRVEPGKAKCRLHGGLSTGPKTAEGKARIAAATRDRYGAS; this is translated from the coding sequence ATGACCAACATGCGGACATTGTCCATTGCAGCTATGCTGGCCGCTGTACGCGAAGCCGAGATCCAGGCCGAGCAGGAAGCGCGCAAGTCGGCGGCGGAAGCCCGAGCTCGCGGCCGACTCATCGAACCGAGGCATCTAATCGACTGGATCCGGTACGGCTGGCTGACATGCCCCGCCACAGAAGAGCGGCCAATCTTTCGGCTGACCTGTAAGGACGAGATGTGCGCGGCCGGCGCCATGTGTCAGCGGCGCGCCGTGGTCGGTCTCTTCGGCGATGGCGAGCCGATGCCCAGGAAGGTACGGCCCCTGTGCGGTGCCAGGGCCAGGACAGGCAATCCGTGCCAGATGCGGGTCGAACCAGGCAAGGCCAAATGCCGGCTGCACGGCGGGCTTTCGACAGGACCGAAGACGGCCGAGGGAAAGGCGAGGATCGCCGCCGCCACGAGGGATCGATATGGCGCTTCCTGA
- a CDS encoding HlyD family secretion protein, whose amino-acid sequence MTDSTSPKKYEEEPVGDAPSAARSSDQVIRLASERGQRKASTVVEDDELEAPVALEPAALEAPSTQPPPTQPQQAPVAVAPQVPVKPRRSLRRPLLFALLPVALVVGGYYYVTGGQVMTTDNAYIQAQSLGVSTDVSGTVSEINVHDNQVVKKGDVLFRLRPASFETALAAAQAQLGTVRNQVLTLQASYQQSQAQIDQAQADIPYYEAAFARQQDLLKTSTASKATFDSAQHDLVAARQKVSVAKAQAQAMLAQLGDASQPIEKNPFYLQAQSAVDDAQRNLNDSIVKAPFDGIVTNVDALQVGKYLPASQPAFSLVSATDLWISAEPKETELTYVRPGQTATISVDTYPGTVWHGTVASISPASSSSFSLLPAQNTTGNWVKVVQRIPMRVTVDDTQDKPPLRGGMSVVVGIDTGHARGLPDFVTDLMKRLGIAS is encoded by the coding sequence ATGACTGATTCAACCTCACCCAAGAAATATGAAGAGGAACCGGTCGGGGATGCGCCGTCCGCGGCTCGCAGCAGCGATCAGGTGATACGGCTGGCTAGCGAGCGCGGACAGAGAAAGGCCAGCACCGTCGTCGAAGACGACGAACTGGAAGCGCCTGTTGCATTGGAGCCGGCGGCGCTGGAGGCTCCGTCCACGCAACCTCCGCCCACGCAGCCCCAGCAAGCACCAGTTGCCGTTGCACCGCAGGTCCCGGTCAAGCCCAGGCGCAGCCTGAGGCGACCGCTCCTTTTTGCCCTGCTTCCGGTCGCGCTGGTCGTCGGCGGCTATTATTATGTCACCGGCGGCCAGGTGATGACGACCGACAATGCCTATATCCAGGCCCAGTCGCTCGGCGTTTCCACCGATGTCTCAGGCACCGTCTCTGAAATCAACGTGCATGACAACCAGGTGGTGAAGAAGGGCGACGTGCTTTTCCGCCTGAGGCCGGCCTCTTTCGAAACCGCTCTCGCCGCTGCCCAGGCCCAGCTCGGGACGGTGCGCAACCAGGTGCTGACCTTGCAGGCGAGTTACCAGCAGTCGCAGGCACAGATCGATCAGGCGCAGGCTGACATTCCTTATTATGAAGCCGCCTTCGCCCGCCAGCAGGATCTTCTCAAGACGTCCACGGCCTCCAAGGCGACCTTCGACAGCGCCCAGCACGACCTCGTTGCCGCCCGCCAGAAAGTATCCGTTGCCAAGGCGCAGGCACAGGCCATGCTTGCCCAGCTGGGTGACGCCAGCCAGCCCATAGAGAAGAACCCCTTCTATCTCCAGGCACAGTCGGCCGTGGACGACGCCCAGCGCAACCTCAACGATTCGATCGTCAAGGCGCCGTTCGATGGCATCGTCACCAATGTCGACGCGCTTCAGGTCGGCAAGTATCTGCCGGCGTCGCAGCCCGCCTTCAGCCTGGTGTCGGCGACCGACCTGTGGATCTCGGCCGAGCCGAAGGAAACCGAACTGACCTATGTGCGGCCGGGCCAGACGGCGACCATCAGCGTCGACACCTATCCGGGCACCGTCTGGCATGGCACGGTCGCCAGCATCAGCCCGGCTTCCTCGTCGAGCTTCTCGCTGCTTCCCGCGCAGAACACCACCGGCAACTGGGTCAAGGTCGTGCAGCGCATTCCCATGCGCGTGACCGTCGATGATACCCAGGACAAGCCGCCGCTCAGAGGCGGAATGAGCGTCGTCGTGGGCATCGATACCGGCCATGCGCGCGGCCTGCCCGACTTCGTGACCGATCTTATGAAAAGGCTCGGGATAGCATCATGA
- the rnpA gene encoding ribonuclease P protein component: MSATGKPVGPNPKRLLKRAEFLAVRRGEKRRGRLFLVEVLDRSDREAPRVGYTVTKKVGNAVVRNRIRRRLREAVRVHAADDMVPGNDYVIVGREDALSAHFGQLKAELSRRIRGTR; the protein is encoded by the coding sequence TTGTCCGCAACCGGCAAGCCAGTGGGGCCAAATCCCAAGCGGCTTCTGAAACGCGCGGAATTCCTGGCCGTCCGTCGTGGTGAAAAGCGGCGCGGGCGGCTTTTCCTCGTCGAGGTTCTCGACCGCAGCGACCGCGAGGCGCCGCGCGTCGGTTACACTGTCACCAAGAAGGTGGGCAACGCTGTCGTCCGCAACCGCATCCGGCGGCGGCTCAGGGAAGCCGTACGCGTCCATGCCGCAGATGACATGGTGCCCGGCAATGATTATGTCATCGTCGGGCGCGAAGATGCGCTCTCCGCCCACTTCGGCCAGTTGAAGGCCGAACTCTCCCGCCGAATTCGCGGAACACGATAG
- a CDS encoding DHA2 family efflux MFS transporter permease subunit codes for MTSASATGGTSVVANRGAITACVILAVIMQALDTTIANVALPYIQGSVSASADQINWVLTSYIVAAAVMTPPSGYLANRFGRKRILLTSITGFVVASVLCGFAQSLPQIVAFRLLQGLFGAALVPLSQSILLDIYSVEERGSAMALFGVSVMVGPVLGPVIGGWLTENVSWRWVFYINVPIGALAFAGVWMFVQETKVDIRARLDWLGFSMLSITIAALQMFLDRGEQLNWFSSSEIIIEALVCASAFYIFLVHTFTARNTFVNPRLFLDRNFAVGMIFIFIIGITYLASLALMTPYLQTLMGYPVVTAGIVMGPRGLGTMACMFLVGRLIGKVDTRWLLLTGLLITAWAMYDMTGWTPDVSQWTIISTGFVQGAGLGFLFVPLTTITFATLPPERRSEGTGLYNLSRNIGSSVGISVVTALLTQNVQINHANIATYVTPYNQAFGNPAIFQAMNPYTAAGRAALDGAVTLQATIISYMNDFKLMMILSLAAVPLVLLLRKSATPAKVDHSAVME; via the coding sequence ATGACCAGCGCGTCCGCGACAGGTGGCACATCGGTGGTCGCCAATCGTGGCGCCATCACCGCCTGCGTCATCCTGGCCGTCATCATGCAGGCGCTGGACACGACCATCGCCAATGTCGCGCTGCCCTATATCCAGGGCAGCGTGTCAGCGAGCGCCGACCAGATCAACTGGGTGCTGACGTCCTACATCGTCGCGGCGGCGGTCATGACGCCGCCTTCGGGCTACCTTGCCAATCGGTTCGGCCGCAAGCGCATCCTGCTGACGTCCATCACCGGCTTCGTCGTCGCCTCGGTGCTTTGCGGCTTCGCGCAGTCGCTGCCGCAGATCGTCGCTTTCCGTCTGCTGCAGGGCCTGTTTGGCGCTGCTCTCGTGCCGCTGTCACAGAGCATCCTCTTGGATATCTACAGCGTCGAAGAACGCGGCTCGGCCATGGCGCTGTTCGGCGTCTCCGTCATGGTCGGACCGGTGCTCGGGCCGGTCATAGGCGGCTGGCTGACCGAGAATGTCAGCTGGCGCTGGGTCTTCTACATCAACGTCCCGATCGGCGCCCTGGCGTTCGCGGGCGTGTGGATGTTCGTCCAAGAGACGAAGGTGGACATCAGGGCAAGGCTCGACTGGCTGGGATTCAGCATGCTCAGCATCACCATCGCGGCCCTGCAGATGTTTCTCGATCGCGGCGAGCAGCTCAACTGGTTCTCGTCATCCGAGATCATCATCGAGGCGCTGGTCTGCGCATCGGCCTTCTACATCTTTCTCGTCCACACCTTCACCGCCCGCAACACCTTCGTTAATCCGAGGCTTTTCCTCGACCGGAATTTCGCGGTCGGGATGATCTTCATTTTCATCATCGGCATCACCTACCTGGCCTCACTGGCCTTGATGACGCCCTATCTGCAGACGCTGATGGGCTATCCTGTCGTCACCGCCGGCATCGTCATGGGTCCACGTGGACTTGGCACCATGGCGTGCATGTTCCTGGTCGGCAGGCTGATCGGCAAGGTGGACACGCGCTGGCTGCTATTGACCGGCCTGCTGATCACCGCCTGGGCCATGTACGACATGACCGGTTGGACTCCCGACGTCTCGCAATGGACGATCATCAGCACCGGCTTTGTCCAGGGTGCCGGGCTCGGCTTCCTGTTCGTTCCGCTCACGACCATCACCTTCGCCACGCTGCCTCCGGAGCGGCGTTCTGAAGGAACAGGACTGTACAATCTGTCGCGAAACATCGGCTCCAGCGTCGGCATATCGGTGGTCACCGCGCTGCTGACGCAAAACGTGCAGATCAACCATGCCAACATCGCCACTTACGTGACGCCCTACAATCAGGCGTTCGGCAATCCGGCGATCTTCCAGGCGATGAACCCCTATACCGCGGCGGGTCGCGCCGCGCTCGACGGCGCGGTCACGCTGCAGGCGACGATCATCAGCTATATGAACGATTTCAAACTGATGATGATCCTGTCGCTGGCTGCGGTTCCCCTGGTTCTGCTGCTGCGCAAGTCGGCCACGCCGGCCAAGGTCGACCACAGCGCCGTCATGGAATGA
- a CDS encoding helix-turn-helix transcriptional regulator gives MTTRILPIEQVLDRTGLSRRTLYTEMSEGRFPKPVQLTARRVGWPEADVEAFLTSKIAARDGMAA, from the coding sequence ATGACCACCCGTATCCTCCCGATCGAGCAGGTGCTTGACCGCACGGGCCTTTCGCGTCGGACCCTCTACACCGAAATGTCGGAAGGTCGCTTTCCCAAGCCTGTCCAGTTGACCGCTCGGCGTGTCGGTTGGCCCGAAGCTGACGTTGAAGCCTTCCTCACCAGCAAGATCGCCGCGCGCGACGGAATGGCTGCATGA